From a region of the Dunckerocampus dactyliophorus isolate RoL2022-P2 chromosome 20, RoL_Ddac_1.1, whole genome shotgun sequence genome:
- the eya3 gene encoding eyes absent homolog 3 isoform X1 yields MSGRSAAEMDDSQELPAKKAKIDLDQGLEKDQSNLGDDGSPDAVLAPSEQASSYTALSISQLDTGDQEQSEAERGAAPPTCGDSLNSYSHSATDTTAASEYTQQVYEGSNSVVTSYPSQVAFSPLAQSTVYSSFPQTGQTYGLPPFGAMWPGIKTETGLPEAPSGGQPGFLSFSTTYTSSQPSQLHYSYPSQGSSFTTSSVYSNIPSATAATTASTTVALQEFSYNSLGQSQFSQYYSLPPSYVPAGLPSTDDHSATVGGAVYSSVKSEEAASAGLPPRDASPPENLPAGAALPTSVAHPAGARDQDDVGRRNSVGKAKGKGKKCDSSPPTDTDLERIFLWDLDETIIIFHSLLTGSFAQKFGKEPATMLNLGLQMEEFIFELADNHLFFNDLEECDQVHVEDVASDDNGQDLSNYNFLADGFNGPSGGGAAGATTGVQGGVEWMRKLAFRYRRLKEIYNSYKGNVGGLLSPMKRELLLRLQSDIENVTDSWLNTALKSLLLIQSRGKCINVLVTTTQLVPALAKVLLYGLGNVFPIENIYSATKIGKESCFERIVSRFGKKVTYVVIGDGRDEEFAAKQHNMPFWRISTHGDLVSLHQALELDFL; encoded by the exons ATGTCGGGTCGCTCTGCCGCAGAGATGGATGACTCGCAGGAGCTGCCG GCAAAGAAAGCAAAGATTGACTTGGACCAAGGACTGGAAAAAGACCAAAG TAATTTGGGTGATGATGGAAGCCCTGACGCTGTGTTGGCTCCATCAGAGCAGGCAAGCTCTTACACTGCCCTGTCCATCTCCCAACTTGACACAG GGGATCAGGAGCAGTCTGAGGCAGAGAGAGGGGCAGCGCCTCCGACATGTGGCGACTCCTTGAACTCGTATTCACATTCTG CCACAGACACAACGGCAGCCTCTGAATACACGCAGCAAGTCTATGAAGGAAGCAA CTCTGTGGTGACGTCATACCCCAGCCAGGTGGCCTTCTCTCCGCTGGCCCAGTCCACTGTATACTCATCTTTCCCCCAGACAGGCCAAACATATGGCCTCCCTCCCTTTG GTGCTATGTGGCCAGGCATAAAAACAGAGACAGGTCTGCCAGaggcgccctctggtggccagCCTGGGTTTCTCAGCTTCAGCACCACATACACCTCAAGCCAACCAAGCCAGCTGCACTACTCATACCCCAGCCAAG GCTCAAGTTTCACAACATCAAGTGTGTATTCTAACATCCCATCAGCGACAGCTGCAACAACAGCATCCACCACAGTGGCGCTCCAG GAATTCAGCTACAACTCTCTGGGACAGAGCCAGTTCTCACAGTACTACAGCCTGCCTCCCAGTTACGTGCCCGCTGGCCTTCCCAGCACTGACGACCACAGCGCCACTGTGGGAGGGGCTGTGTACTCTTCAGTTAAGTCAGAGGAGGCCGCCTCAGCCGGACTGCCCCCCAGAG ATGCATCCCCACCAGAGAACCTGCCAGCAGGCGCGGCTTTACCCACCAGCGTGGCTCATCCTGCTGGAGCTAGAGACCAAGATGACGTTGGACGCAGGAACTCTGTGGGGAAAGCTAAAGGAAAGGGCAAAAAGTGCGACAGCTCCCCACCTACTGATACCGACCTGGAG CGCATCTTTCTATGGGATCTGGACGAGACCATTATTATATTCCACTCACTACTCACAGGCTCCTTTGCGCAAAAGTTTGGCAAG GAGCCAGCAACCATGCTGAACTTGGGCTTGCAGATGGAAGAGTTTATCTTTGAGCTGGCCGACAACCATCTTTTCTTCAACGACCTGGAG GAATGTGACCAAGTCCATGTTGAGGATGTGGCCTCTGATGACAATGGGCAAGATCTAAG taattacaACTTCTTGGCGGATGGATTTAATGGCCCCAGTGGTGGAGGGGCAGCAGGAGCCACGACAGGCGTCCAGGGAGGCGTGGAGTGGATGCGCAAACTGGCTTTTCGCTACCGCCGCCTAAAAGAGATTTACAATAGCTACAAGGGCAATGTGGGAG GCCTGTTGAGTCCCATGAAGCGGGAGCTGCTTTTACGACTGCAGTCTGATATCGAAAACGTTACAGACTCGTGGCTTAACACTGCGCTCAAGTCTCTGCTGCTCATCCAGTCCAG GGGAAAGTGTATTAATGTCTTGGTCACGACCACTCAGCTGGTTCCAGCTCTGGCTAAAGTGCTGCTCTACGGTCTGGGAAACGTCTTCCCTATAGAGAACATCTACAGCGCCACAAAAATAG GTAAAGAAAGTTGCTTCGAGAGGATCGTCTCTCGCTTTGGGAAGAAAGTGACGTATGTTGTCATAGGGGACGGACGTGATGAGGAGTTTGCAGCGAAACAG CACAACATGCCTTTCTGGCGGATCTCCACTCATGGCGACCTTGTGTCCCTGCACCAAGCTCTGGAACTGGACTTCTTgtaa
- the eya3 gene encoding eyes absent homolog 3 isoform X3, translated as MSGRSAAEMDDSQELPAKKAKIDLDQGLEKDQSNLGDDGSPDAVLAPSEQASSYTALSISQLDTGDQEQSEAERGAAPPTCGDSLNSYSHSATDTTAASEYTQQVYEGSNSVVTSYPSQVAFSPLAQSTVYSSFPQTGQTYGLPPFGSSFTTSSVYSNIPSATAATTASTTVALQEFSYNSLGQSQFSQYYSLPPSYVPAGLPSTDDHSATVGGAVYSSVKSEEAASAGLPPRDASPPENLPAGAALPTSVAHPAGARDQDDVGRRNSVGKAKGKGKKCDSSPPTDTDLERIFLWDLDETIIIFHSLLTGSFAQKFGKEPATMLNLGLQMEEFIFELADNHLFFNDLEECDQVHVEDVASDDNGQDLSNYNFLADGFNGPSGGGAAGATTGVQGGVEWMRKLAFRYRRLKEIYNSYKGNVGGLLSPMKRELLLRLQSDIENVTDSWLNTALKSLLLIQSRGKCINVLVTTTQLVPALAKVLLYGLGNVFPIENIYSATKIGKESCFERIVSRFGKKVTYVVIGDGRDEEFAAKQHNMPFWRISTHGDLVSLHQALELDFL; from the exons ATGTCGGGTCGCTCTGCCGCAGAGATGGATGACTCGCAGGAGCTGCCG GCAAAGAAAGCAAAGATTGACTTGGACCAAGGACTGGAAAAAGACCAAAG TAATTTGGGTGATGATGGAAGCCCTGACGCTGTGTTGGCTCCATCAGAGCAGGCAAGCTCTTACACTGCCCTGTCCATCTCCCAACTTGACACAG GGGATCAGGAGCAGTCTGAGGCAGAGAGAGGGGCAGCGCCTCCGACATGTGGCGACTCCTTGAACTCGTATTCACATTCTG CCACAGACACAACGGCAGCCTCTGAATACACGCAGCAAGTCTATGAAGGAAGCAA CTCTGTGGTGACGTCATACCCCAGCCAGGTGGCCTTCTCTCCGCTGGCCCAGTCCACTGTATACTCATCTTTCCCCCAGACAGGCCAAACATATGGCCTCCCTCCCTTTG GCTCAAGTTTCACAACATCAAGTGTGTATTCTAACATCCCATCAGCGACAGCTGCAACAACAGCATCCACCACAGTGGCGCTCCAG GAATTCAGCTACAACTCTCTGGGACAGAGCCAGTTCTCACAGTACTACAGCCTGCCTCCCAGTTACGTGCCCGCTGGCCTTCCCAGCACTGACGACCACAGCGCCACTGTGGGAGGGGCTGTGTACTCTTCAGTTAAGTCAGAGGAGGCCGCCTCAGCCGGACTGCCCCCCAGAG ATGCATCCCCACCAGAGAACCTGCCAGCAGGCGCGGCTTTACCCACCAGCGTGGCTCATCCTGCTGGAGCTAGAGACCAAGATGACGTTGGACGCAGGAACTCTGTGGGGAAAGCTAAAGGAAAGGGCAAAAAGTGCGACAGCTCCCCACCTACTGATACCGACCTGGAG CGCATCTTTCTATGGGATCTGGACGAGACCATTATTATATTCCACTCACTACTCACAGGCTCCTTTGCGCAAAAGTTTGGCAAG GAGCCAGCAACCATGCTGAACTTGGGCTTGCAGATGGAAGAGTTTATCTTTGAGCTGGCCGACAACCATCTTTTCTTCAACGACCTGGAG GAATGTGACCAAGTCCATGTTGAGGATGTGGCCTCTGATGACAATGGGCAAGATCTAAG taattacaACTTCTTGGCGGATGGATTTAATGGCCCCAGTGGTGGAGGGGCAGCAGGAGCCACGACAGGCGTCCAGGGAGGCGTGGAGTGGATGCGCAAACTGGCTTTTCGCTACCGCCGCCTAAAAGAGATTTACAATAGCTACAAGGGCAATGTGGGAG GCCTGTTGAGTCCCATGAAGCGGGAGCTGCTTTTACGACTGCAGTCTGATATCGAAAACGTTACAGACTCGTGGCTTAACACTGCGCTCAAGTCTCTGCTGCTCATCCAGTCCAG GGGAAAGTGTATTAATGTCTTGGTCACGACCACTCAGCTGGTTCCAGCTCTGGCTAAAGTGCTGCTCTACGGTCTGGGAAACGTCTTCCCTATAGAGAACATCTACAGCGCCACAAAAATAG GTAAAGAAAGTTGCTTCGAGAGGATCGTCTCTCGCTTTGGGAAGAAAGTGACGTATGTTGTCATAGGGGACGGACGTGATGAGGAGTTTGCAGCGAAACAG CACAACATGCCTTTCTGGCGGATCTCCACTCATGGCGACCTTGTGTCCCTGCACCAAGCTCTGGAACTGGACTTCTTgtaa
- the eya3 gene encoding eyes absent homolog 3 isoform X2, whose amino-acid sequence MAKKAKIDLDQGLEKDQSNLGDDGSPDAVLAPSEQASSYTALSISQLDTGDQEQSEAERGAAPPTCGDSLNSYSHSATDTTAASEYTQQVYEGSNSVVTSYPSQVAFSPLAQSTVYSSFPQTGQTYGLPPFGAMWPGIKTETGLPEAPSGGQPGFLSFSTTYTSSQPSQLHYSYPSQGSSFTTSSVYSNIPSATAATTASTTVALQEFSYNSLGQSQFSQYYSLPPSYVPAGLPSTDDHSATVGGAVYSSVKSEEAASAGLPPRDASPPENLPAGAALPTSVAHPAGARDQDDVGRRNSVGKAKGKGKKCDSSPPTDTDLERIFLWDLDETIIIFHSLLTGSFAQKFGKEPATMLNLGLQMEEFIFELADNHLFFNDLEECDQVHVEDVASDDNGQDLSNYNFLADGFNGPSGGGAAGATTGVQGGVEWMRKLAFRYRRLKEIYNSYKGNVGGLLSPMKRELLLRLQSDIENVTDSWLNTALKSLLLIQSRGKCINVLVTTTQLVPALAKVLLYGLGNVFPIENIYSATKIGKESCFERIVSRFGKKVTYVVIGDGRDEEFAAKQHNMPFWRISTHGDLVSLHQALELDFL is encoded by the exons GCAAAGAAAGCAAAGATTGACTTGGACCAAGGACTGGAAAAAGACCAAAG TAATTTGGGTGATGATGGAAGCCCTGACGCTGTGTTGGCTCCATCAGAGCAGGCAAGCTCTTACACTGCCCTGTCCATCTCCCAACTTGACACAG GGGATCAGGAGCAGTCTGAGGCAGAGAGAGGGGCAGCGCCTCCGACATGTGGCGACTCCTTGAACTCGTATTCACATTCTG CCACAGACACAACGGCAGCCTCTGAATACACGCAGCAAGTCTATGAAGGAAGCAA CTCTGTGGTGACGTCATACCCCAGCCAGGTGGCCTTCTCTCCGCTGGCCCAGTCCACTGTATACTCATCTTTCCCCCAGACAGGCCAAACATATGGCCTCCCTCCCTTTG GTGCTATGTGGCCAGGCATAAAAACAGAGACAGGTCTGCCAGaggcgccctctggtggccagCCTGGGTTTCTCAGCTTCAGCACCACATACACCTCAAGCCAACCAAGCCAGCTGCACTACTCATACCCCAGCCAAG GCTCAAGTTTCACAACATCAAGTGTGTATTCTAACATCCCATCAGCGACAGCTGCAACAACAGCATCCACCACAGTGGCGCTCCAG GAATTCAGCTACAACTCTCTGGGACAGAGCCAGTTCTCACAGTACTACAGCCTGCCTCCCAGTTACGTGCCCGCTGGCCTTCCCAGCACTGACGACCACAGCGCCACTGTGGGAGGGGCTGTGTACTCTTCAGTTAAGTCAGAGGAGGCCGCCTCAGCCGGACTGCCCCCCAGAG ATGCATCCCCACCAGAGAACCTGCCAGCAGGCGCGGCTTTACCCACCAGCGTGGCTCATCCTGCTGGAGCTAGAGACCAAGATGACGTTGGACGCAGGAACTCTGTGGGGAAAGCTAAAGGAAAGGGCAAAAAGTGCGACAGCTCCCCACCTACTGATACCGACCTGGAG CGCATCTTTCTATGGGATCTGGACGAGACCATTATTATATTCCACTCACTACTCACAGGCTCCTTTGCGCAAAAGTTTGGCAAG GAGCCAGCAACCATGCTGAACTTGGGCTTGCAGATGGAAGAGTTTATCTTTGAGCTGGCCGACAACCATCTTTTCTTCAACGACCTGGAG GAATGTGACCAAGTCCATGTTGAGGATGTGGCCTCTGATGACAATGGGCAAGATCTAAG taattacaACTTCTTGGCGGATGGATTTAATGGCCCCAGTGGTGGAGGGGCAGCAGGAGCCACGACAGGCGTCCAGGGAGGCGTGGAGTGGATGCGCAAACTGGCTTTTCGCTACCGCCGCCTAAAAGAGATTTACAATAGCTACAAGGGCAATGTGGGAG GCCTGTTGAGTCCCATGAAGCGGGAGCTGCTTTTACGACTGCAGTCTGATATCGAAAACGTTACAGACTCGTGGCTTAACACTGCGCTCAAGTCTCTGCTGCTCATCCAGTCCAG GGGAAAGTGTATTAATGTCTTGGTCACGACCACTCAGCTGGTTCCAGCTCTGGCTAAAGTGCTGCTCTACGGTCTGGGAAACGTCTTCCCTATAGAGAACATCTACAGCGCCACAAAAATAG GTAAAGAAAGTTGCTTCGAGAGGATCGTCTCTCGCTTTGGGAAGAAAGTGACGTATGTTGTCATAGGGGACGGACGTGATGAGGAGTTTGCAGCGAAACAG CACAACATGCCTTTCTGGCGGATCTCCACTCATGGCGACCTTGTGTCCCTGCACCAAGCTCTGGAACTGGACTTCTTgtaa